tctgaccagacacagggGCTTATTGAGGAGGACACTAAATTTGGGACTAAGACTTGGCTTAAAAATATATAATCCAGTTTAAAATATTTGTTATGTGCTGCCGAGTAAAATGTATGATCTACTGTATTCCCATATAATAGTCTCCATGTGTCTAGTATATTGTGCCCCTCTAATGTGGCCAAAATCTTTTTAACTTTAGTATTATTTCTAATCTGAGAATGGGTGAGACCTGAGTTGGTAGCTGTTGTCTGGATCTGCAGagagacattaaagtctcctgccataaTTAGTCTGATGTGGCTCCAGTTAGTCAATAAGCCTGATATGTGTGAAAAAAAACGTTCTTGTttttcatttggggcataaatattacagaaaataacctCCATTCCCTGCATCCGCCCTCTAATTATTAAGAATCTACCCTCTGGGTCAATCAGTTTATCATCTACTATAAAATTTAGCGAGGAATGAATTAGAATTGATACCCCTCTTTTCTTGCTAGTTGTAGAAGCATGGAAATGTATGGGGAATTGTCGGGACCAGTATTTAGGTATGTGACTCCTttcaaagtgtgtttcttgtaaaaagatAACATTTGCTCCTAGTTGACGGTATTGAGTTAACGCTTTCCTACGTTTTATATCGGTGTTTAGACCTCTCACGTTGTGAGATATTAAGACAATATTAGGTGACATCATAGATGTGTTCTAGGGAAGCTTTGCATGTGATGTTAAATTGAGTAATATTCTTACAGGTATTGATActcttattttcattatttatattagaCATCCCAATATCCTGTGTGTCAATATGTGTCTTACCTTGATGTAGAAAGATGATGGTCTGGTGGCCAAGGGAGGAGGGCTCTCTCACGATAGAGagtaaaaaaaaactcactaaGGAGGAAACATGGCTAATAATAATAGCATCTGGAtgtaaagaaagagaaaaattagTATTATAgataaaagaaataacaataaacaaaataacaataaatgaATACATTTGAGTAGAATAGAATTGGGAAGGTTCAGAGGTACTCATCTCCCCCCTATAGTCTTTTAAATCCCCCTTAGCCAAAACTCAACAATATAAATCTGTAAAGAGGCTTATTGTTAACATCTATCAACCTCCTCAAACGATAAAGCTGGAATCATTAGTTAAGTCAGGAACTCTTAACTTTATAGTGAATAACCTATCAACTACAGTTTTATAACTTGCTAAACATTTCCATGATGTATGAACTTTTAAAATTTAAGTCTTAACAACATCTCTAACAAAAAACTGGACCTTATATGGTCTCAAACCTAGGCAGGGCCAACAGGACCAACCCCCAGGTAAATCAGTCTCTCATATATCCTTCTTCCCCTCCAGCACAAATAATTCCATACAGAAAGTAAAAGTTTCCAGCTTCTGGCTATGTGCGAGAGAGGTCAGGAAAATAATTGAGTAGCTAATAAGTCTCAGCCCCCCGTAGGGTCCATTCAGTTATCCCTAGTGACCCTCAATGGTGAAGGCTAGCTTATTGGGAGCTTCCTGGTCTCAATATCATGTGGGTGTTCCATGTACCCCTCTTGTGGGGTAAAGAAGTTGAAACGTATCATGAACCAGCGTCCATCATTTGCCCTTAGTTGGTTTCTTATGAACCTTAGTCCACCGAGGCCTCTGTGATTTTCCCCGAGGGGATGCAGAGGAACTAGCGCCTTCGTTACCAGGTGATGCCGATATTTCTGGGGCCTCCAAGCCCATTGCTTCGCATATATCTGGAATGTCCCCTGGTTCTTTTACTGTGAAGGTGACATTGTCCCGGTTTATAATAAGAGCAAACGGAtgcccccatctgtatctgatttgctgttTACGCAGCACTGATGTAAGTGGACGCAGAGCATTTCTTCTCTGTAGAGTTCTGACACTCAGGTCTTGGTACAGCTGTAAGACATTTCCTTGAAACTTGATTGTTGACTGTTGCATAGCTGCTTTGAAGACTTTTTCTTTTTCCGGGAATCTCAAGAATGCTACTATGACATCCCGTGGTGGAGCGCCCGGTTTAGGTCTAGGTTTCagtgctctatgagccctttcaagaGCTACTTCTGTATCAGGTGGGACTTTTGCTAGTGTAGTAAATAATTGTTGAAGATATGCTGGTAATTCTTCTGTGTTAATTTCCTCCGGGATTCCTTTTATTCTAACATTACACCTTCTACTCCTATTCTCCATGTCCTCTAGTTTGTCCAGGAGATCAGAGATAGTTTGGTTTTGTTGGGATACTTGATGCACTGTGGTTTCAACATCGTCCATTAGTGTATCTTTGGATTCCTCAAGTGCATCCACTCTGGAGCCCAAGTCTGATATATCCTGCTTTATATCTGCCAGGCTCGCAGAAACTGATTTGTGCATGTTGTCAATTTTATCCCataatttattaaaacttttaGACATATCTTGTTTGGATACTAGAAGGTCAAAATCTTCCCTAGTAAGTGGCTGGGAGTTAGAGGAGGAAGATTGTGGTTGTGTGGTAATGTCTTCATCTTCTGTTTCCCCTTGAACTGAAGGTTCTGCAGGTTTGTCCCCCTTAACTTTAAAATATTGATTCATGGCAGAGGATTTATTCCCTTTGTCAGCTTTGGGAGGTTTTTTGAAAGACATTATTGTGAGTGTTGTTGCTGGTCAAGCTAGTGTTGTAGTAGATCCCAGCAGAGAAACTGTATAGATTTTTTATTAAAAGTCCCAAGAAAAATTTCCAGACCTTATAAATATTAACTATCTCATTTAAGGTGCTATTCCACTAACCTCCACAAGATGTCAGTATCTCTCTATTTCTAACTAGTGTTTCATGCAGTATCATCCATGTGGGagaaattagtttcactttcactTCAGAAAGCATCCACCGCTACAAATAGGGTATATCAGAGTAAAGATATTATTGCATTGATGAACACCCTGGTGCTTTATCATGATGTCTTAAATATCTAACAATTTCATGATCATGTTCATTGTCCTCATGTGTCAACAATCGTTCTGAGGGTGTAATTTTGGTTGTCTCATTAATACAGGCTCCCTCTAAGGTACTCACTGTGCACCACATGGAACAGGTCTCCAGTCCAGTATATAAGGTAGTTCACCTTGTTTTGTTCAGTCTCTCTGCTGTTTGCCACGATCACCAATGATGCACAGTCAATGTAGTTTCCTGGGCCCCACTCTCCCTTGTTACCGGGTCTCCTCCCTTCTGTTTCTCCTGTGGGCTAAAGCATGTCTGCTCTGGtctttataaaatttaaaacatgTCCCCAGTACTTAGGGTCTTCCTCATCCTCTTTTTTGGGGTTATTTCCTCACTTGTAGGGGAGATGGTATGCCTTTAGGCTTGCTCTGATGACGGAGCTCTACAACAGTGCATCCATCTTAGAGcactgctaggctccgcccccccggcactattttaaaataacaaactcttgattgaagaaataaaaactacaaatctaacaccacaaactctttaccctcccgtggagatgctacttgttagagcggcaaagagaatgactgggggggcggagcctgaggggagcgatatggacagctttgctgtgtgctctctttgccacttcctgtagggattgagaatatcccacaagtaaggatgaatccatggactgaatacaccaagagaaatgtttatgttgctggagattaaatcttctttcctctgGCCttaaaattgtgacctcttgtcaccattttctttgaataaacagagcttctgccatctctgtatatgggccttgaatatatttatataaagtaatcacgtcacctctcaagcaccttttttttcccctagagaaaacagacccagtttggctaagctctcctcatagcttaaagggacagttaacaccagaatttttgttgtttaaaaagatagataatccctttattacccattccccagttttgcataaccaacacagttataataatacactttttacctctgcttaccttatatctaagcctctgcagactgcccccttgattccagttattttgacagacttgtattttagccaatcagtgctgactcctcggtaactccacgtgcgtgagctcaatgttatctatatgacacacatgaactaactccctctagtggtgaaaaactgtaaaaatgcatttagataagaggcggccttcaaggtctaagaaattggcatatgagcctacctaggtttagctttgaactaaaaataacaagagaacaaagcaaaattggcgataaaagtaaattggaaagttgtttaaaattacatgttctatctgaatcataagtttatttttgactagactgcccctttaaattctccattccgcTAGTATTGCTTCAGTCACTTGCACATTACCCATTGGCCTGTCTGCTATTGTCACTGTAAACTTCAGAACCTGGTAGCAGCACAAATGTATAATTTAATGAACATTTTTTTGTCTTTACAACTCTGTGGTAACAACTGCAATAGCATCCTGGCCCATTTGCTACATCAATTCAgtattgtatttatttctttttagctacatttcagacttttttttaaaaacccccagaatttatgcttacctgataaattactttctccaacagggaaaggcaaggagagcacacagcaagagctgtccatatagcttcccctctggctccgcccccagtcattcgaccgacggttagagaaaaaggagaaactatagggtgccgtggtgactgtagtgtataaagaaaaagaaaaaattttcaaacctgattaaaaaaccaggacggcccgtggaccggacacaccgttggagaaagtaatttatcaggtaagcataaattctgttttctccaacattggtgtgtccggtccacggcgtcatccattacttgtgggaaccaataccaaagctttaggacacggatgaagggagggagcaaatcaggttacctaaacagaaggcaccacggcttgcaaaacctttctcccaaaaacagcctccgaagaagcaaaaatataaaatttgtaaaatttggcaaaagtgtgcagagaagaccaagtcgctgccttacatatctgattaacagaagcctcgttcttgaaggcccatgtggaaaccacagccctagtggagtgagctgtgattcgtccggcagtctcataagccaatcggataatgcttttcagccagaaagaaagagaggtagcaatagctttttgtcctctcctcttaccagagtaaacaacaaacaaggatgaggtttgtctaaaattctttgttgcttctaaatagaactttaaagcacggactacatctaaattgtgtaacaaacgttccttctttgaaactggattcgggcacagagaaggaacaactatttcctggttaatattcttgttggaaacaacttttggaagaaaaccaggcttggtacgcaaaataaccttatctgaatggaacaccagatagggtggatcacactgcaaagcagataattcagaaactcttctagcagaagaaaaagcaaccaaaaacagaactttccaagatagcaacttgatatctatggaatgtaagggttcaaacggaaccccctgaaaaactgaaagaactaaacttagactccaaggaggagtcaagggtctgtaaacaggtttgattctgaccaaagcctgtacaaaagcttgtacctctggcaaagctgccagtcgttcgtataacaagacagataaagcagaaatctgtccttttagagaactcgctgacaatcccttatccaaaccttcttggagaaaggagaggatctgaggaattttaatcttactccaggagaatcccttggattctcaccaacagatatatcttttccatattttatggtaaatctttctagacacaggttttctggcttgaaccaaagtatctatcactgaatctgaaaacccacgcttggataaaatcaaacgttcaatttccaagcagtcagctgcagagaaattagatttggatgttcgaatggaccttgtactagaagatcctgtctcaaaggtagcttccatggtggagccgatgacatattcaccaggtctgcataccaagtcctgcgcggccaagcaggagctatcagaatcactgaggccttctcctgtttgatcctggctacaagcctgggaaggagagggaacggtggaaacgcataagctaggttgaacgaccaaggcaccactaatgcatccactagagtggccttgggatccctggatctggacccgtagcaaggaaccttgaagttctgacgagacgccatcagatccatgtctggaatgccccataattgagtcaactgggcaaacacctccgggtggagttcccactcccccggatagaaaatctgacgactcagataatccgcctcccagttgtctacccctgggatgtggattgcagataggtggcaggagtgatcctccgcccatttgatgatcttggatacctctctcatcgccaaggaactccttgttcctccctgatggttgatgtaagctacagtcgtcatgttatctgactggaatcttatgtatccggccttcgctagatgaggccaagcccggagagcattgtatatcgctctcagttccaggatgttgatcaggagaagagactcttcccgagaccataaaccctgagttttcagggaatcccagaccgcgccccagcctgatagactggcgtcggtcgtgacaatgacccactttggtctgcagaaactcattccctgagacaggtgatcctgtctactggagcatgcacagttgtaatggtcttagatgaattcgagcaaaaggaactatgtccattgctgcaaccatcaaccctactacttccatgcactgagctatggaaggccgcagaatagagagaagaacttgacaagcgtttagaagctttgactttctgacttctgccaggaagatcttcatttcaaaagaatctattattgttcccaaaaagggaactcttgtcgacagagacagggaactcttttctacgttcaccttccacccgtgagatctgagaaaggctagaacaatgtctgtatgagcctttgccttggaaagagacgatgcttgaattagaatgtcgtccagataaggtgccactgcaatgccccttggtcttagaaccgctagaagggacccgagcacctttgtgaaaattctgggagcagtggctagtccgaatgggagagccacgaactgataatgtttgtccagaaaggcgaaccttagggactgatgatgatctttgtggataggaatatgtagatacgcatcctttaaatccacggtagtcatatattgaccctcctggattgtaggtaaaattgttcgaatggtttccattttgaacgatggaactctgagaattttgtttagaatttttaaatccagaattggtctgaaagttccctcttttttgggaactacaaacagatttgagtaaaaacccctgaccttgttccacagttggaaatgggtgtatcactcccatctttaacaggtcttctacacaatgtaagtatgcctgtctacttatttggtttgaagataagtgagaaatgtggaaccttccccttgggggtagttccttgaattctagaagataaccctgagagactatttctagtgttcagggatcctgaacatctcttgcctaagcctgagcaaagagagagtctgccccctactagatccggttccggatcgtggcctaccccttcatgctgtcttggtagcagcagcaggcttcttggcctgtttacccgtattccagccttgcattggtttccaagctggtttagtctgggaagagttaccctcttgtctagaggctgccgagttagaagccggtccgttcctgaaattgcgaaaggatcgaaaattggacttattcttagccttgaaaggcctatcctgtgggagggcatggccctttcccccagtgatgtctgaaataatttctttcaattctggcccaaaaagggtcttacctttgaaagggatattaagcaattttgtcttggaagatacatccgccgaccaagactttagccagagcgctctgcgcgccacaattgcaaaccctgaattttttgccgctaatctcgctaactgcaaagcggcgtctaaaataaaggaattagctaacttaagtgtgtgaattctgtccatgacttcctcatacagagtctccctactgagtgacttttccagttcctcgaaccagaaccacgccgctgtagtgacaggaataatgcacgaagtaggttgaaggaggtaaccttgctgtacaaaaatctttttaagcaaaccctccaattttttatccataggatctttgaaagcacaattgtcctcaatgggaatggttgtgcgcttggctagtgtagaaaccgccccctcgaccttagggactgtttgccataagtccttcctggggtcgaccatagggaacaatttcttaaatataggaggagggacaaaaggtatgcctggcttctcccactccttattcactatgtccgccacccgtttaggtatcggaaaagcatcagggtgcaccgggaccactaggaacttgtccatcttgcacaatttttctgggatgaccagattatcacaatcatccagagtagatagcacctccttaagtaatgcgcggagatgctctaatttaaatttaaatgtcacaacatcaggttctgcctgctgagaaattcttcctgtatcagaaatttctccatctgacaaaccctccctcactgccacttcagactggtgtgagggtatgacagaaaaattatcatcagcgccctcctgctctacacagtgtttaaaacagggcaatcgcgctttctctgaaatgctggcatttggataaaatattagctatggagttatccattactgccgtcaattgttgcatagtaacaagcattggcacgctagaagtactagggttcgcctgcgcgggcataactggtatagacacagaaggagaagatgtagagctatctctacttccttcatctgaggaatcatcctgggcaaccttactatttgtgacaatactgtccttactgtgtttggacgctatggcacaattatcacatatatttgaagggggaaccacattggcttccatacatacagaacatgatctatctgaaggtacagacatgttaaacaggcttaaactggttaataaagtacaaaaaccgttttaaaacaaaaccgttactgtctctttaaatgttaaacagggcacactttattactgaatatgtgaaaaactatgaaggaattatccaatctttaccaaattttcaccacggtgtcttaatgcattcaaagtattacaccccaagctgttaacccttaaaatgtggaaaccacagcctttgttgtgacttcaactatcccaggggggtatttcaagccttctagggacgttttcagtggacaccagaccctctcacatgcatctgcatgcactgtacttaaaagaaactgcgcaataatggcgcgaaaatgaggctctgcctaatacagtgaaaggcccttcctgactgggaaggtgtcttaactagtgcctggcgataaaaaacgttccccaaataataaaagtgtgaaatccacttcaaactttaaataaaaacttaaataaacaatcgatttagcccttaagagtgtccaccagttaatagcccataaaaagccctttattctttctaagtctaagaaaatggcttaccgatccccatgagggaaaaatgacagccttccagcattacacagtcttgttagaaaatggctagtcataccttgagcagaaaagtctgcaaactgttccccccaactgaagttctctcatctcaacagtcctgtgtgggaacagcaatcgattttagttactgctgctaaaatcatactcttcttttaaacagaactcttcatctctttctgtttcagagtaaatagtacataccagcactattttaaaataacaaactcttgatagaagaaataaaaaaactacaactaacaccacaaactcctcaccatccccgtggagatgctacttgttcagagcggcaaggagaatgactggggggcggagccagagggggagctatatggacagctcttgctgtgtgctctccttgcctttccctgtaggggaggagaatatcccacaagtaatggatgacgccgtggaccggacacaccaatgttggagaaatatatatttttttaaatttataaaagtCATTCAAGCTTAAGACAGAAAATGTGTTTAACAGTCATCAACATGACAAGATGTGGTACATGATGAACCTAAAATGTACGTCAAATTCTCTAAAACCAAATACAAATGTAGGCTGACCAATGGCaaagaaaaacagaaacaaaaaaattaCCAGAGTTACTGTATTGATAAACTACTGTGTTCCAAAAATGAATTTGAACAGGAAGAAAAAACGTTTTAAAGCATGTACTCATTTTTCATTCATCTAAATGAAggcaataaaaaaaatagcagaacagGGCCGTGTTTTTGTAAGGCATCCGGACATCTGTACTTTTATTTCTACTGACCCGTAAGAATTGTCCTATTCGATATCCagtagtaggaagtacatatctgAACGGTTGTATTAGCTTTGTCTTTCAgacacaaaaatattagcaacaCATAAATATTGCTCTTCGATCTGCATCATAACAGTTATAGAAGTCATTGTAACCTATAAATTTCCAAGCTTGTTACTTTTCATctgcccattttttttcttcaggttTCTCTGGTGTACAGTGTTGGATTTTTTTTCCTTCAAGAAGGACTTTTATTTTCTATAAAACACTTATTTTATACACCAGCTGGGGCCTGAACGTCAGTTTAGTTAAAATTCTGATTATAGGTAGACAAAACTCAAGTAAGCGGTCTTACAGCATCAATAGCTGATTATGCAACATACTCTAATATGGCTGGCAAATCATCTATTGAGTAGAATGAACATGATATGCATATTTATCTTTTTTACCTTAAATTTGTGGAAGAGCTATAAAGGATGGGCACTCTGTGGCACAATATACTTTTAGAAATATTTAGAGGATCAGGAATTGAAAGATTTACAAGCATGGTTCGCTAAACATTTCCAGCTTTGAACAGGAACATTTATGATGATGTGTATGAAGACTcctttcatatactgtatatacactttcAAAAATGTAAGTCGTTTGGACTATACCAACACTGTTCTGGAATTAGACACCTCCTTTaaagacacagctttcagtttgctcaattgttttatgacggaaaaattccgtcatatgtccttaagaggttaaaagcagTAAAAGGCACCAACATTATCAATGTTTCATTTTCTTTGGAAGAATTTTTACAATTGTTCATTACATTTTACCCCATATATGTACATCCGCATGGAACACCTGATGCCAAAACATGTCCTGTTTTATGAGCTCAGGACTGACTTCTTTTTCTGTACAAATATGCATTGCTCACTTGATTCATGATGACCAGACCAGTGAGAATTGGGCACATGATGCACAGGTACCAAGAGATGCCAGTTACATGGGCACTGAACCAGACAGAGCACATGCCGAGCAAGAGGCTGGTACAACCTAAGAGGTAGCCAAGCAAGCCAGCTGTGGCATGATACAGTTTCCGTGTTGCTAGATTCCATCTCTGTATTAACTTGGGGTACATTAGAGTCAGACCACCAACGCTCTGCAGAAGAGCCCACGACAGTGTCAATGCACCGATGAGTCCATGCCAAGTAGAGAAGTGAGGCTTTTCATGTAGGACTTTATTGGAGTAAATTATTACCAACCCTATCACAGCACAAATTACTGATAAGAGCTGGAGAATCCAGTGAGCACGACCTTTTGCTCTACGAGTGAAGGAGCGCAGAAGAGACGAATCAGGAGAGAATATTAGGATGGCTTCTGTCATTAGGAACAGGAACTGAGGGGGGACAAAAAGAAATGCAAGTCAGCCAGTTATTGAAACAGACTATGTAACATTAACAAAATCATTGTTGCACAAAACTAGAGGGTACTGAATTACTATAGGGGGTTTGTCACTATTTTGAACTGATTGGTCATTGTAGACAGATGAAATGAGAGCcacacatagggctcaatttatcaaacggGGGGGGGAACAAATTTGCCCCTGTCCGCATTTACCATTGTGCACAAGCACTCCTGTGGAACCTCACGCATACCCAATTTCactttactgttactttaaatgAACACATCTAATTGAGATTGATaaataaaatagttaaattaaccccttaatgaccgacgacgtgcagagtacgtcctccaaaaaatatacagttaatgaccgaggacataccctgtacgtcggtggaagcgatcctgattgcttccatccGCTTTCCTGTTacctgatattgaggcatcctgcaattacagtttttagcagtccgatgcagagagagccactctgtggccctctgcatCGTCCATCGATGGCTTTGGTTGGTGGGTGGgcgctgatccagggaggcggatGGGCAGCCATCTGGCGGAGGGGTGCAGGATCGTGTGTGGGTGCTTTCACGGGGGTGGATGGGCGGGTGGGTGGTATCCCTACACCATAGAACAAGTGTAAGGAGGGACTTGGTGGGAGTcaggggaggcagctacactacagaaaatagttttttttaataaaaaaaacaaaaaaaacccatatttgatttcaaattgggtactggcagacagctgccagtacccaatatggcgcacaataaggcagaagggggggatcctacacagcagaattattatttaaaaaaaacaaacttatttttgtactggcagactttcttccagtacttaagatggcggggacaattgtggggtgggggagggaagagagctgtttgggagggattagggggtgtgatgtgtcaggtgggaggctgatctctacactaaagctaaaattaaccctgcaagctccctataagctacctaattaaccccttcactgctagacataatacacgtgtggtgtgcagcggccttcgaattaccaaaaagcaacgccaaagccatatatgtctgctatttctgaacaaaggggatcccagagaagtatttacaactatttgtgccataattgcacaagctgtttgtaaataatttcagtgagaaacctaaaattgtgaaaaatgtaaagtttttttttttttaatttgatcgcatttggtggtgtaatggtggcatgaaatataccaaaatgggcctagatcaatacttggggttgtttactacagtacactaaagctaaaatcaaccctacaagcgccctacatgctccctaattaaccccttcactgctgggcataatacacatgtggtgcgcagtggcatttagcggccttctaattaacaaaaagcaatgccaaagccataaatgtctgctatttctgaactacggggatcccagagaagcatttacaaccatttatgccataattgcacaagttgtttgtaaataattttcatgagaaacctaaagtttgtgaaaaagttaacgattttttatatttgatcgcatttggcagtgaaatggtagcatgaaatatacca
The nucleotide sequence above comes from Bombina bombina isolate aBomBom1 chromosome 7, aBomBom1.pri, whole genome shotgun sequence. Encoded proteins:
- the LOC128666488 gene encoding transmembrane reductase CYB561D2 — translated: MSLNTDSDTLVNKTLRVLSGATAHLTAVTLTVYVTYVSRPGTSLFSWHPFLMTVAFLFLMTEAILIFSPDSSLLRSFTRRAKGRAHWILQLLSVICAVIGLVIIYSNKVLHEKPHFSTWHGLIGALTLSWALLQSVGGLTLMYPKLIQRWNLATRKLYHATAGLLGYLLGCTSLLLGMCSVWFSAHVTGISWYLCIMCPILTGLVIMNQVSNAYLYRKRSQS